GCCCAAGGCTGGCTTTACGGATTCCCAGTATTCCCTGGTATCCTTTCCGCTGGAGAAACAAAAGTATGACAGACGCAAGAAGAGTAGATATAGTTAGTCTGAGCTCTTTCTCTTCGCAATGCTTCGTGCTAGCTGTGGTAATCTGAATTCAAACAAAAGATATACAGAACACAACCCAGTGTTGCTGTATCGAGTGAACTGCACCGCCATGTTTGATAGTGTGGTAACTTTCTATAGCGTTTTCGGTAGTTTTTGCTCGCGTCCTGGTGGTCAGCTTTTCCCATTTAATCTTGTCACGACTCATGTAAGGGCTGAGTAAAGGGCTATAAACAAAATACGTCCTCTTAGTGTTGCCACGGCTACTTTTGTGACATAAGGTAGCAGaatacagttttcggcctatggggcttcctatagttaaggaccgcaaggtgactgacatcgacgcggataaaattatagtagggtgcatttGGGAAGCACGACAGACTAGTATGTTAAAGTCGAGGGTACAacgtacaaaataaccaaaaacaaaaaatattgtggttttttaacattgtgacgccctctttgaaatagggtcatgcggggtcacccggaactgcagccgactcacttAGACagccagctgtaaaggtcacgcgtatTTAAACAACGACAGGCCAAACTGAAAAATCTCATTCGTGCCATCTGAAAGCCGACATATTATGCTGCCACACAGTAAAGTTCATCCCTcgcttacatgtactttaaggtATTTACGAACGATTGAAGATTTCGACCGCACTatgtttttacccctacgtcattAACTCCGGGGGTCGCGTAGAAATACTGTACTCTGCCGCCATAACTGAAAAATGAAATTGATCAAGAGTACTCAAAGAAATTAGCATTTAGAAATAGTGATTTCTGCAAACGCCATGACATACATCAGTATAGCGTCTGTCATATAACTACGGTGAACGACAATGTGATGTACTAGTAATCCTTACTTGATAAAGTCTTTCTCAGACTGGTCCGTCTTCAGCGCCCCTCCCCACGGCAAATGTTTCTTGCTGGCGTCTCCGAGCTTTCCTCCGCGCTCTGGAGACAGCTACGAAACGTAAAGAAATATACTGTGCGCTTCAGTACAGTTAATATTATATATCTCATATCTTTAATCATGTTATTGCAAATTTATTTAAGAGGAATATCTATTTCATATCCCCGTCTAATGTCGTGAGAAATATGTCTGAAAGAAGTGACCTACTAACTCGATTTCACCAGGTGATTTATTTGCTGTACTCTAATTTCATTAATGAAGCCGAAAATTTGCACAAGACAaaacaatgacaaaacaatGCAAGACGACGGGGAAAATGGTAAACGGCAAAGTGAgaatcaacaacaaaattccTCTAGTCGACACCAGTGACTACCTCTTCCGATATAGCCCGGATGTGGTGAGGTTCAAATCCACAGCAGCCGCCGATGTACCTGACCCCGAGGTCAAAGGCCGCTCGGGCGAAGTGGTGGACTTCAAAGCGGGTCATCTGCCGAGGGCCCAGAGCTGGCGAGGGAATGTAGAAAAACATTTGAAGAACAACTAGATATTTCTAGATTTTACAATCTACTATAAATGACCTAAACGTTAGAACGTTGTCTTGATAAATTCGTGTGGTCTCATGCCTGTATTTACTCCGAATGGTCACTCTCAAAGAATCCTTTCTGAATATAATTGGGCCCCAGAAGCGTGTTTCTGTGACGATCATAAATTCCCTTTCATCACGCTGATATAACAATGAATTGACATGAAAGTTTGTGTAATTCTGACAGGATTGGTCGGAAAGTTTCGGCATTCATTTTCCAATCTTTCATGCCAACTGATCAAATGTTGCAATTAGTTACTTTGATTATTACTTAACAAAATATAGTATTCTTACCGAACGGAAACTCCGGCAAGATGGTCCATCCGTTCTTCGTCTGCTCGGTCTCCGGTGAGTGGTAGCCGTTTGGTTGGACCATCAGATACGGGGACAGTCCTGCCTTCTCCAGCGCATCCTTCATCATCTTTATAGTCTTCAGACAGGTGTTGGCATCAAACCGGCAGTTCAATCCAACCACGTCAGCACCTACAAAGAGATAGTACAATGAGGCATTAAGGTTCATCTACTGATAATGCTCACATCTTAtaatggaagctcatctgtaaTCATTATaaaatgcttaactttcttccaacacaaaggcatacacggatcaaattttcaatgaccaccttggtcttcttcaggatcaatgctgatgaccaatcacttcagaatatAAACTCGAAAGAACATTTGATCCCAGTGCCTTTGTATATAGTAAGAAAATTTAGCACTGTACTATGCTCGCTTCTTGTTAACATTCTGTACCGACTGAGGCAACATGTTGGACTTTGATACGGAATTCTTTGCTAGGTCGGAGAACAAATTTGCATAGCAGATATGTCAGCTGCCTCGATGGCGCAGTAGGCAGCGCGTGAGTCTCATAATCtcaaggtcgtgagttcgatcctcaCTCGGGGCAAATTCTTTTTTGGATGTTTTTCTCATCCAatacttgttgttgtttgttaccATTTGTAAGGTGtctttaaatttattttatCCAACTTTATCCAACTTAAGACATCAAGAGCGTGTGACTTTTTTCATCTTGTGATCCCTGACCAGACTGCCAAGAACGCGTGACTACACCAAAGTGTAACACGAGGAGCAACGAGTCGAACGTGGTGGGAAGTTGGTATCGTCCTCCGTCCCGGGATATGAAGCACTCGCCTAATCTACGgtagcacaagatagtatcaaaaactgACAAAGGACTGAGTGAGGCCGCCCTAGGAGTGTACATTGGCTACCGGAAGCTATACagactcctaggccggctataCTTTTTTTGATACCATATAATATGCTACGGTAACCGtattatctgcttggagattagcaccCACCTGCTTTAGCCATCCTGACGGCACACTCCCCGACTGGAACGCCGCTGTCGTCTCCTGTCGGCCCGATACGCAGGGTACAGGCTACGGGCTTCCCTTTTCCCTTCAGCACTTCGATAGCCCACTCGGCCTCCTCCACGTTACCAATGAACTACACAGATACCGGTACGTTCAGTCAAAAAAGAATCTTCCTACTAGTACCATGCGTACTTCGACACGACAAGTTTTTGGTAACGCCACCTTCCCTTTGAGCTGGTGAAAATGTGGTAATAAACCGTACTACAGATCGCATGACTTTCCACTTAACACACAATAAAGCTCTGCACAGATACGtttcctagtacatgtatacgcaCTGCGATACGACAAGTCCTGCTTGTTTTTGGTAGCGCCACCAGATCGCGTGACTTTCCACAACCAATAGCAAGTCCAGAACATAAGACGCGAGTCTCGTCGACCTAGTCTCACACTCGTCTTGCGAGACTGGGTCACTCCATGAACAAGATAGACCGACagccatcgaaaatttagaGATTCTTGTGTATACCTTTAAAAGAAGTCAGTgttagatgaaaattctatCAACAGAACATAAAGCGAATTTGCTGTTTGAGACGACGAAGCTGACGTGACTTACCTCAGCCAATAGGAAGTCCACATCTTGTTCCATGAAACTGTCGACCTGTTTGCTGAACTCCTTCTGTACGGCTGCCCTTCCCTTCCCCTGTGCGTAAGATGGAGTGTTGGATAACCCTCCACAGACGAGGGTATCTCCGTCCCCAACAACCTCCTTCACTATAGTACATGCCTGGTCGTTCATTTCTTTGCACTGGATGTGAAATAAACGCACACAACGTATGGTATTTGTTTATTAAACGTATCTACATGTTGCCTCctcttgaaaaacaaaatacacaggtAAACAATGTAAGACAAAACGGTACTAATAACAGTAACAATTAGAAGCAAAGTATAACTTGATACACTATAAATAAAACATAAATACAAAGCAATGAAACAGAATGAAATTTTGTTTCGTGTGAAACTTACGTTGATGTTACGATAGGGTATTGCCAAGTTTAAACAAGAGTCGTTGTGAgatattgaaaaataaaaataggtAATGAGCCAACTTGCAAATGAGCTGGACCAGTGCGtatgtagagagagagagagagagaatctCCAGgcataacatagtatcaaagttgcgtaggatctgcttggagatgatgaGTTTCAAACGGTTTCCTTACCGTGATGCTCTTgccagtctcgttcccaggggcGTCAGGACCAGACAGAGACAGTCTGTCGTCTGTCGACCAGAATGTGAAGGCCTGGAGCACATCTGCGCCTGCGCGCATGAACTCTCGGTGTAACTGTTTTACTGTAAGTATGAAATTAGCATAAGTAGATAGCGTGAGCATCACTTATaataagctatctacatacccaaaaacatgacgatccgtcaacccattcttGAGtcattccctttcaaagtctgacctAAACACCCAGGTCCCTTCCAAATCAAGCCGCTAGAGGGTCCAAATccataccacttactctcggcgtcaacagctatctaccactaaaacaAAACCATGGGCCACGACTATAACATGTTCAGAAATTGAGATATCAAATCCGGAACTTCCGCCGTAGCACCGTACCAACACGCTAGGGGGCTCGTACCAAGTATCAAGACAAGCCAGTATTCTGGAATTAAGGTGGTCAACTAcatagacacaaacacagacacatacagacataTACCAACGCTACAGAAAACCTTGTAGCGAAGGTAAAATGAATATTTTCACTCAAGAAGAAACCTCTATGCCTAACCCACCGGCCTCAGGATGTTCGATGACGACCTCTGTGGTGTAGGGTCCGGCCATGACGTAACCCCGCTTCTCCAGCGTGAAGACATAACCCCCGTCTCCTATCACAGGGCCCTCCTGCAGCCGCTCCAGTAAACCTTTTTTCACCATCTTATGATACAAGATAAATGCAAGGGTACGAAGAGTCACAACAAGCTTAAGGACTAGGAGATCTTTAACATTTCGGATGAGAG
Above is a genomic segment from Branchiostoma floridae strain S238N-H82 chromosome 16, Bfl_VNyyK, whole genome shotgun sequence containing:
- the LOC118403599 gene encoding betaine--homocysteine S-methyltransferase 1-like isoform X1, translated to MSSRWRSGVTSWPDRAPQRSSSNILRPMVKKGLLERLQEGPVIGDGGYVFTLEKRGYVMAGPYTTEVVIEHPEAVKQLHREFMRAGADVLQAFTFWSTDDRLSLSGPDAPGNETGKSITCKEMNDQACTIVKEVVGDGDTLVCGGLSNTPSYAQGKGRAAVQKEFSKQVDSFMEQDVDFLLAEFIGNVEEAEWAIEVLKGKGKPVACTLRIGPTGDDSGVPVGECAVRMAKAGADVVGLNCRFDANTCLKTIKMMKDALEKAGLSPYLMVQPNGYHSPETEQTKNGWTILPEFPFALGPRQMTRFEVHHFARAAFDLGVRYIGGCCGFEPHHIRAISEELSPERGGKLGDASKKHLPWGGALKTDQSEKDFINGKDTREYWESVKPALGRPGFPDVQEKLFRQ
- the LOC118403599 gene encoding betaine--homocysteine S-methyltransferase 1-like isoform X2, with translation MVKKGLLERLQEGPVIGDGGYVFTLEKRGYVMAGPYTTEVVIEHPEAVKQLHREFMRAGADVLQAFTFWSTDDRLSLSGPDAPGNETGKSITCKEMNDQACTIVKEVVGDGDTLVCGGLSNTPSYAQGKGRAAVQKEFSKQVDSFMEQDVDFLLAEFIGNVEEAEWAIEVLKGKGKPVACTLRIGPTGDDSGVPVGECAVRMAKAGADVVGLNCRFDANTCLKTIKMMKDALEKAGLSPYLMVQPNGYHSPETEQTKNGWTILPEFPFALGPRQMTRFEVHHFARAAFDLGVRYIGGCCGFEPHHIRAISEELSPERGGKLGDASKKHLPWGGALKTDQSEKDFINGKDTREYWESVKPALGRPGFPDVQEKLFRQ
- the LOC118403599 gene encoding betaine--homocysteine S-methyltransferase 1-like isoform X4; protein product: MRAGADVLQAFTFWSTDDRLSLSGPDAPGNETGKSITCKEMNDQACTIVKEVVGDGDTLVCGGLSNTPSYAQGKGRAAVQKEFSKQVDSFMEQDVDFLLAEFIGNVEEAEWAIEVLKGKGKPVACTLRIGPTGDDSGVPVGECAVRMAKAGADVVGLNCRFDANTCLKTIKMMKDALEKAGLSPYLMVQPNGYHSPETEQTKNGWTILPEFPFALGPRQMTRFEVHHFARAAFDLGVRYIGGCCGFEPHHIRAISEELSPERGGKLGDASKKHLPWGGALKTDQSEKDFINGKDTREYWESVKPALGRPGFPDVQEKLFRQ
- the LOC118403599 gene encoding betaine--homocysteine S-methyltransferase 1-like isoform X3, with the protein product MVKTGLLERLQEGPVIGDGGYVFTLEKRGYVMAGPCTTEVVIEHPEAVKQLHREFMRAGADVLQAFTFWSTDDRLSLSGPDAPGNETGKSITCKEMNDQACTIVKEVVGDGDTLVCGGLSNTPSYAQGKGRAAVQKEFSKQVDSFMEQDVDFLLAEFIGNVEEAEWAIEVLKGKGKPVACTLRIGPTGDDSGVPVGECAVRMAKAGADVVGLNCRFDANTCLKTIKMMKDALEKAGLSPYLMVQPNGYHSPETEQTKNGWTILPEFPFALGPRQMTRFEVHHFARAAFDLGVRYIGGCCGFEPHHIRAISEELSPERGGKLGDASKKHLPWGGALKTDQSEKDFINGKDTREYWESVKPALGRPGFPDVQEKLFRQ